Within Aliivibrio fischeri, the genomic segment CTCTCTAGTTGAGTTAAGTAATCACGCATATATTGAGTGCGTCTTTCGGCTTCAGCTACCGCAGATGTCGTTTTCATCGTATTCGCTAGTGTTAGCAACTTGGCATAAAAATGATCGATGGTATAAGCCTTATCATTCGGCTCTCTATGATAACAAAATGGATCATCAATGGAGTAAAGCGGTGAATTTAATTTTGTACTGACTTGTAGACAACGAGCGATACCTATTGCCCCTAAAGCATCCAACCTATCTGCATCTTGAACGATCTTTGCTTCTAACGTTCTCGTTTCTACTTTAGCACTAAAGCTATGAGCAACAATCGCATGGTATATCTCATCATAATACTCTGATGGATAACCAATCTCCTTTAAAAATACCAACGCTTTATCCGCAGCAAATGTCGAACTTTGAGAACGATTAGAATGATCTTTCGCAAAAGAAAAGCAGTCATGTAAATAAGCTGCTGGAATGACCACCGCCTCTTTTCCCTTCTCTTCAACACATAAACGCTTTGCCATACTGACAACCCGCAATACATGGTTAATATCATGCGCTAAGTCTTGAACCATCTCTTTTTGGATAAAACTCAAAAACTGAGGCTCAAAGTGTTCTATAGATTGCATTGTTGTTTCTCCAACTTAAGCTCAGCCGATACTTTGGTTACCCGAACTGAAATCGCAATACAAATTAAATAAGGGCTTAAATACCAGAATATCTCTTCAAGTGGGTGCTTCTTCGTTTCTTGTAGTGTGGTCTCATAAACCTGTTTTTGAGTTTTATAATTATCAAACATGCCACGCAACCAAATCACATCGGATTCAATAATGCTTTGACTAAACGTAATTGGCGGTAGACTTTCAAATCCAATATTGGGTAAATCATTAAATCGAACAGATTCTAAATATTTTGCTGAATCAAGAAACCAAGAACACGATTGTTTTGATACAAGATCATCCTCTACACCCGTCGCTCCAGAGCACAAATAGCTTTTTAATTGATTAACGGTATAACTATTAATGGATTCTAAGCTAGTTACTGCTCGTGTGTGTTCAGTTTCAGCCCAATCAGTAGCCACTCTTGAGCGAACCTCTGAAACCGTCCCCATCAACCCAATAGCGGCAACCAAAGGCCAAAGGTAATCCACTTTCTTCCATTGGATCTTCGTTAAATTTTTACCACACCATAATGGAATATGAAGAAGCCCAGTCAGCAGCAATGTCATAAAGAAAAAGAAAGTCGAATGCGCAAGAATAATCTCACTACTAAAAAAACTATCCATAACTACCTAAATATGTTCATTTTTCTAAATATACAATCCAAAAAATAAGTAATGGTGCCAGAATATGACACCATTACTTAAACAAAACTCAGTGATTTAGCCGAAAGTATTTAATTCAAAAAAATCCTTTCGCAAATAGCCCACACTAAACGGATTTGATGACTCTACAAGGATTACCCACCGCAACGCTATTATCAGGAATATCTCGGTTAACAACGCTTCCAGCGCCTATCACACAATTATTTCCAATACGTACACCTGGAAGAACAGATACATTTCCTCCTAGCCATACGTCATTACCAATAGAAATACTCGCACCGAACTCCGTTTTTTGTCGCTCGATAGAGTCAATCGGATGCGTACCAGTAGAAATCATCACATGTGGCCCAAACAGCACATTGTTTCCAATAGTAACCTTACATACATCCACAATCGTCAAATTATGGTTAGAATAAAAATTACTTCCAATTTCAATGTTATAACCATAATCACAAAAGAAATTTGGCTCTATATGTGCTTTGTCCTTTATACACAGCAACTCACTTAAAATGGCCATTCTTTCATCAAGCTTAGTTGGGTCAGCTAAATTAAATTGGTGGCAAATCGCCTTGGCATTCATACGATCATTTAATAGCGTGTCTTCCCAAGCATCATAAGGAAGCCCTGCTAACATTTTCTCTTTTTCAGTCATTGAAACCTCAATACATAAAACAACTGAGGCTCTTATACCTATCTTCCACCACACATTCTGCTAGAAAGATCACTAATTTACGCTCTTTACTAAAAGCTTACACAATCCTCATTAATTTCGGCTAGCGGTAGACAATAAAGCCCCTGCTCCGACAAAAACAGTTCCGCTTAATTTGTTGAACCATTTAGCACGCCCTTTAACCATTAGCCAACGAGACGATGTAGAACCTAGATACGCATAAAACAGTAACCAAGAAAGCTCTAATACAATAAATGTACTCGCAAATATCAGGTATTGAGGAACGAGAGCCGCAGATGGGTCAATAAATTGAGGAAACAGAGCAGTAAAAAACAAAATCGCTTTAGGGTTACTGGCACCAACAATAAAACCACTTACAAAATGCGCTTTAAATCCTGTTTTAATCTCTGTATTTTCAGCCGTTGATGTATAACTTTCTTGTTTTGATAAAAAGGCTTTTATTCCCATATAAACGAGGTATGTCGCACCAATCCACTTAATGATTGTAAATACCAATTCAGATGAAGCGATGACAACTCCAAGGCCAGTAAAAGAAAGTGAAAGGATAATAGTGATGGCACTTAAGCTACCTAACGCCGTAAAAAAACCGTATTTCCATCCATGCGTCACCCCTTTTGTCATGCATAATAATGAACTGGGGCCTGGTGAAGCCGTAAGAATCAAGACAGCTAACACATAATAAATCCATATTTCTAACGCCATAATAGAATCTCCTTATTCCATTTTTTTATCCATAAAGGATCTATTAAAGTGTATATATGGAATTTTACAAATTACGCATCCCGTTCATCTTGCTTTAACGATTTCGAGATACCCAATAGTTACCTAAAACTGATTGCAAATTACGTATAAAAATCTACTATCTATCCATATTTCAAGTGATAAGGCTCTTTCTATGATTGATCGTATCTATAATGCTTATCAAGGCGAAGTGTATGGCATTGCTTTTTTTACTTACTTCTCCGAACACTACCCTATGCTCAGCAAAAGCGAGTTATGGAACACGTTAATTAACGTTGAGGTTCTAACAGCACAACTACTAGAACCGACACTCACAAGACATAGCGTCCAGTTTGATATCAAAGATCAAGCGATGTTAGTAAAAGGCACTTCTGATGCAAAAAAATGGATTCATTTAGAATGGAATGAATTAGTGAATACATTGACTCACTGGGTAGAGCCTTATGAAGTAAAATACCGAGAATGGGCAGAAGAAGCCACAGAAGAAATGGAGGCGTTTCAACTCATTGCTGATCATGAAACCGCTATTTATGAGTGTTGGAAAGCAGAGCTTAATCAACAATCAGGATTACCTATTCTGCTCTTTTTTGTTGAAAAGTATAGTCAGCGATAAATTAGCTAAGCGTATTTAGGCTTTATCACTCGATAAAGCCTTCTTTAACTTACTGATTATTATCCCCTAATAGGATATCTGAAAGTTTACTTCCAATGCTAAAACAAGCAATAAGCACAACTGAAATAATTAGTAGAGAAACGACATACCCCATAACAACAGATAAGCCAAATCCCCATACCACTGAAAACACTAGCCCTTGGAAGGCTTCATACGGCCATTCATAAACGGGAAAATGAGAGCCTCCCGCTAATAACCAGATAACCCCAGCTAAACCTAGCAAGGACGCCAACAACCCAAATAAAGTTGCTCTTTTCATTTTTCTTTCTCAGCACAAAATCGAAGATACTAATTTACCGCATAACTTCAAATTATCAGAGCTTTTTAAACGATTTAGATTGATGGAGAAGACACCAAAGCCTACAGTAGAAACGATATATTGATATGTTCAATCGTTGTTTTGGAGAACATCATGAAACTGATCTTAAATGCTGATGATTTTGGTTTATCAGAAAGTGTAAATAACGGCATTGTTGAGTGTTTTCAATCAGGCACAGTAAAATCAACAACCGTTATGATGAATCAGCACGGCATTGATCATGCTATTCAACTCTATAAACAAGGTTTAGTGCCCGACATCGGTTTGCATTTTACGGTGACCGCAGGCAAACCCTTATCTAACCCTGAGGATGTGCCTAGCTTAATTGATGAGGATGGATATTTCCTCAATAGACAAACACTTATGACCAAACAGGTTTGCGAAGACGAAGTCTATTTAGAACTGAGTACACAATATCAAGCGGCACTTAATGCAGGCTTTAATATCAATCACATTGATAGCCACCACTTTGCAGGTGTTTACCCGCCATTAAAAAATGCGTTTATTCGCTTTGCTAATGACATTAACCTACCCGTGCGTAGAGTTGATAACATCGTTGCAGGTCAAGATACACTGACAGTGCCGACCCCAGATGCATTTGATATGCGCTTCTTTGATAGTGGCGCAACATTCGAAAATCTAAAAGCCATTCTTTTAGAATACAAACTCACACACCCTAACGGTATCGTTGAGTTAATGTGTCATCCAAGTAACGAAGAGCATAACGATTTAATTGAGCTAAGTAGCTACAATGAAATGCGCAGTCTTGAAAGAAACATTCTAACCTCACCTGAGCTATCAACGTGGTTAAAAGAACAAAATATTGAATGTGTTGGCTTCAATAGTTTTTGTTAGATAACCACATTAAATCGGCTTAAAGAGATCGCAACTGATTTCAGCAGCGTTCTGCTTATTTACGCCCGGCACGTATCGAATATCACCAATATCAAATTCAAAAGCTTCATCTGTATAAAGTAGAAATGGCGTATTAATGTTTGAAAAATTAACTCCATTTTCAGAAAAACATCGCAGTGGTACTCTCAATGTTATCCATTCATTGTTCGACGTCGCTAATGCGGTTTGTAATGCATCTTGAATAGGAGCTATCGCTCCACAAGGATAAACACAATGAGTAGCTAACTTTAATGAACTTGGTAATTGCTTTTGTTTTATTGAAATATCAAACTCTAATCTTGAGTCAGCAGCTAAGTAATGACGCATATCTACCCCTTTTTTATCCGGAGTTTGTAAATAGAATTGCATAGGAAGCTGTTGGCCAAAATTGATATATAATGCGTCTTGTTGGTGTTTATAATTTATGGGGGTCGATGACGCCGATCCTATTTCAGTTTTATTGCCCTGTGAAATAAACGTTCCTTTCCATTTCGTCACTTTCCCACTCATCTTAGGAACAAACAAATCTGCAGCATTCCTGCCAAATATTTCTAAATTTGCGATGGGTAAATCTTGAACCTTTTCCTCTCCACATCCCCATTGACGTTTATCCATAAATAATTCAGCTAACTGCTCAATCTCTTTATCATCAGAATAATCTAAACCATAACCATATGAGAAAAGAGGCTTGTTTTTATGATTAAGACCAAACGATGTCATACATTTATTGTTTGGCCATGAATAAGGCAATCTACCAGTAAAATCAGCTCCATCCTTTGCAAACAGAACATCTGTAATACCTTTTGCTTCAGTACCAGGTAACCACGCAGCTACAAAAGCATCAGAAAGTGATAATTCAGGATTGATATATAGTGGTCTACCTGAGAACAGAATCGTGACAACATTAAACCCTTTCTTCTTCAGCAATTGTATAAGTTGCAAATCTTTTGCATAACTAGGTTTAAGTTCTGAATATGCCAGAGTTTCATGCGGCTTTATATCTCCATACATTTCAGCGTAAGGATTTTCACCAATAACCACAATCGCAACAGAGTCCATAGGAGCAGACTCAACATCCGTATAAATATGTTTCTCCCCAATTATCGATCTAAAAGCGTCTAATACTGTTGAACCGTGTGGAAAATCTTGCCGACTATTTTCATTACCTTGCCAAGTTAATGTCCAGCCACCACTTTGTTTTTGAATATCATTAGCGGCACTTCCTACAACTAAATAACTACGATTCAGCTTTTGTAGAGGCAATATTTGGTTATTATTTTTTAATAAAACCAATGACTCACTCACTGCCTGACGTGCAATTTTTCGATGCTCTAATGACCCTAAAATCTCTTGTTCTCCAGCAAGCAATCGATAAGAAGGTCTAGGCTTTTCCCACAGACCTGCTCGCATTTTTACACGTAGAATTCGAGTGACTGCATCATCAATACGGCTCATGGATATTTGTCCATCATTAACTTGCTTAATCACATTCTGATAAAACGCTTTCCAATCTTTGTTATCCGTCACCATAAACAAATCATTTCCGGCATTGACAGCTTGTGGGCAGCTTTGATTAGTACAACCGGCAACTTCACCATGCCCATTCCAATCCGTAACGACCATACCATCAAACCCTAATGTCTCTTTTAGAACCTTAGATATTAAATAGTAACTGCCATGAACCTTTCCAAATACACCTTTAGATGTAAATGCATTTTCTAACTTACGATCTTGCTCTACTTCGCTTTGCCAGGAGTTGAATGATGTCATGACAAGCTGAGCACCTGCATTTAATGCGCCGTAGTAGCCGATAGCATCAACATTTCGTAATTCATTTTCATTTACCTGTGTAACGCCACGATCTACACCATTATGTGTACCGCCATCACCTATCCAATGCTTCACTGTAGATAAAATATATTCTTCTGAACGTAATTCACGTTCTCCACCTTGCAGACCTTTTACTATTTCTTTTGCATATTGGAATGTGATTTCTGGGTTCTCTGAATACCCTTCATAAACTCGCCCCCATCGGTAATCTCTTGGAACAGCAACCGTTGGTGCAAAAGTTAAATCCAGTCCAGTAACGGCGACTTCTCGTGCCGTCACTCTACCTATATCAAATAATAACTTGGGATTATTAGCTGCACCCAACCCAATATTGTGTGGGAATATGGTTGCGCCATAGACATTATTATGACCATGTACCGCATCTGTTGCCCACATGAAAGGAATGCGAAATCCGCGGCCTGCATAAGCTTCATCTAGTGCTAACCAATATTCATCTGATTGTTTTGCCCAATCTAAAGCTGTCGCGTATTTATTTTCATTAGGCCATCCACCACCACCATTTAAAACAGAGCCAATTTTATATTGCTTTGCTTCTTTAGGTGTTATTTGACGGTATTCAGGCATGATCATTTGGCCAACTTTCTCACCTAATGTCATTTGAGACACAATATTTGCAATTCTCTCTTCAATATAATCATGCTTTTGAATTGAACTACTAATATGAGGCCATTTTACAAGGTGGGATAATTCCTTTTTTGACTCAGAAGATATCGCGAGAATAGCGTATGTACATAAACAGAAAGAGCCAAGTATAGCGATATAAATACGTTTATTATTCATGCTCATAAAAATGCCTTGTTCCACAATGATGCTTTGATCATTAGTCTAGGATAATAAATAGTGGAAAAAGGTTAAAAGGACAGAATATGAATAAAAATTTAAGTCTTAGTTCAAGATTGATGAATAAAAAACAGCAAGCCACACTGTCGTCTCATTTGGTGCAGTGGCTTGCACTTTATGCTTTTCATGCGCTCTAATATTAAGGTAATCCCCTTTATTTAACGTAACAACACGCCCATCATCAAACTCTATAACACCAAAACCAGATAAAACTAACACCCATTCGTTTTCATCTTGATCATACCAACCTTGTTCAGGGGAACTATGTCCATAAGATAAAATCCGCTCAATACGAATATTGGAGGTAGATAAAATATCTTCAAAGATCTCACTAGGTAACTCATTTGGTATATCTGTAAACAAATTCGGCATCTCAATTTATCCGTAATTACGCATTCTTATAATAGTAGCGATAATAGCCAATTAGATTGCTACTTATGAACAAGGCTTCCATTAAAACTGCTGTTGGCGAACCAATAACATAATTATGTACAAGCCAAAAACTAGTGCCAATAACCATTAATTCTCTTAGTCGTTTATCATCTTTATTAAATGCAGCAACCGTTTGAAAAACAGAACCAATACAACTTAATACACTTGCAATGCCTGCATATGTGACTACTGATGTAACAATAGATAAGCTACAAAAAAGATATTTAAGCTTACTAGAAGTAGAAAAAATGCTGGTTAAGTAACGGATAGTAGCAATTATCATTAAGCCTGCAGCCGTCCATTGCTCTAACAAAATAAAATGACTTGAAATTAAAATCCCAGCGCAAAATAGGCAACCAACAATTTTTTTTCTTTCTTTAAATTGGAAAGACATCAGATCAAATCCAATCGCTATTGCAACTAATACCTGAGATAAAAAGAATAAT encodes:
- a CDS encoding sugar O-acetyltransferase — encoded protein: MTEKEKMLAGLPYDAWEDTLLNDRMNAKAICHQFNLADPTKLDERMAILSELLCIKDKAHIEPNFFCDYGYNIEIGSNFYSNHNLTIVDVCKVTIGNNVLFGPHVMISTGTHPIDSIERQKTEFGASISIGNDVWLGGNVSVLPGVRIGNNCVIGAGSVVNRDIPDNSVAVGNPCRVIKSV
- a CDS encoding glycoside hydrolase family 3 N-terminal domain-containing protein, producing MSMNNKRIYIAILGSFCLCTYAILAISSESKKELSHLVKWPHISSSIQKHDYIEERIANIVSQMTLGEKVGQMIMPEYRQITPKEAKQYKIGSVLNGGGGWPNENKYATALDWAKQSDEYWLALDEAYAGRGFRIPFMWATDAVHGHNNVYGATIFPHNIGLGAANNPKLLFDIGRVTAREVAVTGLDLTFAPTVAVPRDYRWGRVYEGYSENPEITFQYAKEIVKGLQGGERELRSEEYILSTVKHWIGDGGTHNGVDRGVTQVNENELRNVDAIGYYGALNAGAQLVMTSFNSWQSEVEQDRKLENAFTSKGVFGKVHGSYYLISKVLKETLGFDGMVVTDWNGHGEVAGCTNQSCPQAVNAGNDLFMVTDNKDWKAFYQNVIKQVNDGQISMSRIDDAVTRILRVKMRAGLWEKPRPSYRLLAGEQEILGSLEHRKIARQAVSESLVLLKNNNQILPLQKLNRSYLVVGSAANDIQKQSGGWTLTWQGNENSRQDFPHGSTVLDAFRSIIGEKHIYTDVESAPMDSVAIVVIGENPYAEMYGDIKPHETLAYSELKPSYAKDLQLIQLLKKKGFNVVTILFSGRPLYINPELSLSDAFVAAWLPGTEAKGITDVLFAKDGADFTGRLPYSWPNNKCMTSFGLNHKNKPLFSYGYGLDYSDDKEIEQLAELFMDKRQWGCGEEKVQDLPIANLEIFGRNAADLFVPKMSGKVTKWKGTFISQGNKTEIGSASSTPINYKHQQDALYINFGQQLPMQFYLQTPDKKGVDMRHYLAADSRLEFDISIKQKQLPSSLKLATHCVYPCGAIAPIQDALQTALATSNNEWITLRVPLRCFSENGVNFSNINTPFLLYTDEAFEFDIGDIRYVPGVNKQNAAEISCDLFKPI
- a CDS encoding YgjV family protein; its protein translation is MSLFFLSQVLVAIAIGFDLMSFQFKERKKIVGCLFCAGILISSHFILLEQWTAAGLMIIATIRYLTSIFSTSSKLKYLFCSLSIVTSVVTYAGIASVLSCIGSVFQTVAAFNKDDKRLRELMVIGTSFWLVHNYVIGSPTAVLMEALFISSNLIGYYRYYYKNA
- a CDS encoding HD domain-containing protein translates to MQSIEHFEPQFLSFIQKEMVQDLAHDINHVLRVVSMAKRLCVEEKGKEAVVIPAAYLHDCFSFAKDHSNRSQSSTFAADKALVFLKEIGYPSEYYDEIYHAIVAHSFSAKVETRTLEAKIVQDADRLDALGAIGIARCLQVSTKLNSPLYSIDDPFCYHREPNDKAYTIDHFYAKLLTLANTMKTTSAVAEAERRTQYMRDYLTQLESEL
- a CDS encoding LysE family translocator, whose product is MALEIWIYYVLAVLILTASPGPSSLLCMTKGVTHGWKYGFFTALGSLSAITIILSLSFTGLGVVIASSELVFTIIKWIGATYLVYMGIKAFLSKQESYTSTAENTEIKTGFKAHFVSGFIVGASNPKAILFFTALFPQFIDPSAALVPQYLIFASTFIVLELSWLLFYAYLGSTSSRWLMVKGRAKWFNKLSGTVFVGAGALLSTASRN
- a CDS encoding cupin domain-containing protein; the protein is MPNLFTDIPNELPSEIFEDILSTSNIRIERILSYGHSSPEQGWYDQDENEWVLVLSGFGVIEFDDGRVVTLNKGDYLNIRAHEKHKVQATAPNETTVWLAVFYSSILN
- a CDS encoding carbohydrate deacetylase; this encodes MKLILNADDFGLSESVNNGIVECFQSGTVKSTTVMMNQHGIDHAIQLYKQGLVPDIGLHFTVTAGKPLSNPEDVPSLIDEDGYFLNRQTLMTKQVCEDEVYLELSTQYQAALNAGFNINHIDSHHFAGVYPPLKNAFIRFANDINLPVRRVDNIVAGQDTLTVPTPDAFDMRFFDSGATFENLKAILLEYKLTHPNGIVELMCHPSNEEHNDLIELSSYNEMRSLERNILTSPELSTWLKEQNIECVGFNSFC